In Dermacentor silvarum isolate Dsil-2018 chromosome 2, BIME_Dsil_1.4, whole genome shotgun sequence, the following proteins share a genomic window:
- the LOC119441912 gene encoding leukocyte elastase inhibitor: MDKRPSAGLIVTIFWLAAAPTAVVSAPEDVSRATNELGMVLYRKVAETDPKGSNIFLSPVSVAAILGMVQLGSRGRTRQQINAALAGGADSNRLARTSSGDNDDLAAGFGELFKDLNSEKGYELRIASAVFLAAGLPIFERYKRDLEKHFASGVYSANFAENAREAADDVNAWVRDMTEDRIPKILEKPLPSSAPMLVLNAVYFKGLWQHPFKPEDTVTGEFFNEGGSRAVPVKMMHQKGEFVYALSESLDAHILELPYVGDRVDLVIVLPRRRDGLAELERKFSLEAAREPLAAALPRKVDVWLPKFQLQQAYSLKGALQSIGVRDVFSPRDANLTGVSSKRPISLDEVLHKALLDVDEKGTEAVALSSGIIRHSKTPGGEVEFKADHPFLFFIEDVRTQTLLFLGRLQRV; the protein is encoded by the coding sequence ATGGACAAGAGGCCTTCCGCAGGCTTGATCGTGACGATCTTCTGGCTAGCCGCGGCGCCGACGGCTGTCGTTTCGGCGCCAGAAGATGTCAGCCGTGCTACCAACGAACTGGGAATGGTTCTCTACCGCAAAGTGGCCGAGACGGACCCCAAGGGCAGCAACATCTTCCTGTCTCCCGTCAGCGTGGCCGCCATTCTGGGCATGGTGCAGCTCGGCTCCAGGGGCCGCACGCGGCAACAGATCAACGCGGCGCTCGCCGGGGGCGCCGACTCCAACCGGCTGGCCCGCACGAGCAGCGGCGACAACGATGACCTGGCGGCCGGATTCGGCGAGCTGTTCAAGGACCTTAACTCGGAGAAGGGATACGAACTGCGTATCGCCAGCGCCGTGTTCCTGGCCGCGGGCCTGCCCATCTTCGAGCGCTACAAGCGCGACCTGGAGAAGCATTTCGCCTCGGGCGTTTACTCGGCCAACTTCGCCGAGAATGCACGCGAGGCCGCCGACGACGTCAACGCGTGGGTGCGCGACATGACCGAGGATCGCATTCCCAAGATACTCGAAAAGCCCCTGCCGTCGTCAGCGCCCATGCTGGTACTCAACGCCGTATATTTCAAGGGCCTGTGGCAGCACCCATTCAAGCCAGAGGACACCGTAACCGGCGAGTTCTTCAACGAGGGCGGTTCTCGTGCTGTTCCCGTAAAGATGATGCACCAGAAGGGTGAATTCGTATATGCGCTGAGCGAGTCCCTGGACGCGCACATTCTCGAGCTTCCATACGTCGGCGACCGCGTTGATCTGGTCATAGTGCTCCCGAGGCGCCGAGACGGACTGGCCGAGCTGGAGCGTAAGTTCAGTCTCGAAGCGGCGCGTGAGCCTCTGGCGGCGGCGTTGCCGCGTAAAGTGGACGTGTGGCTCCCTAAGTTTCAGTTGCAACAGGCCTACAGTCTCAAGGGAGCGCTGCAGTCGATTGGAGTGCGCGATGTCTTCAGCCCGCGGGACGCCAACCTGACGGgcgtgtcgtcgaagcggccgATTTCCCTCGATGAAGTTTTACACAAGGCCCTTCTCGACGTCGACGAGAAAGGCACCGAAGCCGTGGCGCTCTCGTCGGGCATCATTCGCCACTCCAAGACGCCCGGAGGCGAGGTCGAGTTCAAGGCCGACCATCCTTTCCTCTTCTTCATCGAGGACGTGAGAACCCAGACGCTGCTTTTCCTAGGACGCCTTCAGCGTGTGTGA